The proteins below come from a single Synechococcus sp. WH 8101 genomic window:
- a CDS encoding NRAMP family divalent metal transporter, giving the protein MTTTVDRGWRGLRQSLGPGILLAGACIGGSHLMSSTTAGARFGFALVGLILLTNLLKYPFLLVGSRFTAATGQSLLEGFQARSRAYLPLYLIVSLVTGTLTIAAVSFVAGLLLTNVPVLAGFDPYGLAIAVLLVSALLLLLGHYRALDRISKVLVALLTLLTGVAAFTLLLRGPVADVASSWTAADPSPWTWANLGFLIPLMGWMPGPVEMCVWPSLWMFSRARDSHHTASRQEAEFDFNLGYAVTVATALFFVILGAYTMYGTGDGMLSGSGVSFAQKLIRLYTEAMGGWAAWVIIPAAFSAMFSTTLTCLDAYPRSISAIQGLLQGKDRGDSAPGPQRRRLALWVVLHFLASVLALLLASSGGVGVTDFVFGAMTGSFVTAPLFAWMAMDTMNSALVPLEHRYGPWMRGLCWLGLVFFVLFTLVFIGHDLLGVGR; this is encoded by the coding sequence ATGACCACAACCGTTGACCGGGGCTGGCGCGGATTGCGTCAGAGCCTGGGGCCGGGAATTCTGCTGGCAGGGGCCTGCATCGGCGGCTCCCATCTGATGTCGTCCACCACCGCCGGCGCCCGTTTCGGTTTTGCCCTGGTGGGCCTGATCCTGCTCACCAACCTGCTCAAGTACCCGTTTCTGCTGGTGGGCAGTCGCTTCACGGCGGCCACGGGGCAGTCGCTGCTGGAGGGATTTCAGGCCCGCAGCCGCGCCTATCTGCCTTTGTATCTGATCGTGAGCTTGGTGACGGGCACGCTCACCATCGCCGCGGTGAGCTTCGTGGCCGGGCTTCTGCTCACGAATGTTCCGGTGCTTGCCGGCTTCGATCCCTATGGCCTGGCGATTGCCGTGCTGCTGGTCAGTGCGCTCCTGCTCCTCCTGGGGCATTACCGCGCCCTCGACCGGATCTCGAAAGTGTTGGTGGCGCTGCTCACCCTGCTCACCGGCGTCGCGGCCTTCACCCTGCTGCTCCGCGGGCCCGTGGCGGATGTGGCCAGTAGCTGGACCGCTGCCGATCCCAGCCCCTGGACCTGGGCCAACCTCGGTTTTCTGATCCCTCTGATGGGTTGGATGCCGGGGCCGGTGGAGATGTGTGTGTGGCCATCGCTGTGGATGTTCTCGCGCGCCCGCGACAGTCATCACACCGCCAGCCGCCAGGAGGCGGAATTTGACTTCAATCTGGGCTACGCCGTCACGGTGGCGACGGCCCTGTTCTTCGTGATTCTTGGTGCCTACACCATGTACGGCACCGGTGACGGCATGCTCTCCGGCAGTGGCGTGTCGTTTGCGCAGAAGCTGATCCGGCTTTACACCGAAGCGATGGGCGGCTGGGCCGCCTGGGTGATCATTCCGGCTGCGTTCTCGGCCATGTTCAGCACCACCCTCACCTGTCTGGATGCCTATCCGCGCAGCATTTCGGCGATTCAGGGCCTGCTCCAGGGCAAGGATCGGGGCGATTCGGCGCCGGGTCCTCAGCGGCGCCGCCTGGCGCTCTGGGTTGTGCTCCACTTCCTCGCCTCCGTGCTGGCCCTGTTGCTTGCATCCAGCGGTGGTGTGGGGGTCACGGATTTTGTGTTCGGAGCGATGACCGGCAGCTTTGTCACCGCCCCGCTGTTCGCCTGGATGGCGATGGACACGATGAACAGTGCCCTGGTGCCGCTGGAGCACCGCTACGGACCCTGGATGCGGGGGTTGTGCTGGCTGGGGCTGGTGTTCTTTGTGCTGTTCACGCTGGTGTTCATTGGCCACGACCTGCTCGGTGTTGGCCGCTGA
- a CDS encoding diflavin flavoprotein produces MTTASASLQDSSGREVIDLPLDRGLVALRGLSPQRLRFELEYSLERGSTANSFLYAAGTDADGQPCTAVLVHPPGVAYAEVFLPALARHLSTTTLPAETQALQVVVGHVNPNRVALLHKLAEHYPGLELISSNPGAKLLEELWHQRKPLPPGDDDHRPPLPALPTLRVIRQETTLPLAEGRRLLLLPAPTPRWPGGLLAFEESDGLLMSDKFFAAHLCTSTWAETSRNDTEEERRHFYDCLMASMATQVDSVVERLEELDIRTIAPGHGPAIEASWRSLLSDYRRWGERQHKAALTVVLLFASAYGNTAAIADALARGVGRTGVRVTSLNCEFTPADDLVQAIRKADAILIGSPTLGGHAPTPIVSALGTVLAEGDRSKPVGVFGSFGWSGEALDLLESKLRDGGFSFGFEPIRIKFSPDAATVRTLEETGTRFARQLQQERRKQQRRSAGGLSESRSDPAVLALGRVVGSLCVLTARKGTADTSQTGAMVANWVSQASFTPPGITVAVAKDRAVEALLHKGDRFALNVLAEGRESAPMKQFLRPFAPGDDRFAGLDLSSSPADQPLLPDALAWLEAEVKQRMECGDHWLIYAEVREGGVLDSDGQTAVHHRRSGANY; encoded by the coding sequence ATGACCACTGCCAGCGCCAGCCTTCAAGACAGTTCCGGCAGGGAGGTGATCGACCTGCCGCTCGACCGGGGCCTCGTCGCCCTGAGGGGATTGAGCCCCCAGCGCCTGCGCTTCGAGCTCGAATATTCCCTCGAGCGCGGCAGCACCGCCAATAGCTTTCTGTACGCCGCCGGCACAGACGCCGATGGGCAGCCCTGTACGGCCGTTCTGGTGCATCCACCCGGTGTCGCCTACGCCGAGGTGTTTCTGCCCGCCCTCGCCCGCCACCTCTCCACGACAACACTCCCTGCAGAGACCCAGGCGCTGCAGGTGGTAGTGGGCCATGTGAACCCCAACCGGGTGGCCCTGCTGCACAAGTTGGCGGAGCACTACCCCGGGTTGGAACTGATCAGTTCGAACCCGGGCGCCAAGCTGCTGGAGGAGCTCTGGCATCAACGCAAACCCCTGCCTCCAGGGGACGACGACCACCGCCCCCCCCTGCCGGCGCTGCCCACGCTGCGGGTGATCCGCCAGGAGACGACCCTGCCTTTGGCGGAGGGTCGCCGGCTGCTGCTGCTTCCCGCTCCCACCCCGCGCTGGCCGGGCGGCCTCCTGGCCTTCGAGGAATCGGACGGCCTGCTGATGAGCGACAAGTTCTTCGCCGCCCACCTCTGCACCAGCACCTGGGCCGAAACCAGCCGCAACGACACTGAAGAAGAACGACGCCACTTCTACGACTGCCTGATGGCCTCGATGGCCACCCAGGTGGACAGCGTGGTGGAACGGCTCGAGGAACTCGACATCCGCACGATCGCGCCCGGCCACGGGCCGGCGATCGAAGCCAGCTGGCGCAGCCTGCTCAGCGACTACCGCCGCTGGGGTGAACGCCAGCACAAGGCAGCTCTCACGGTGGTGCTGCTGTTCGCCAGCGCCTACGGCAACACCGCCGCAATCGCCGATGCCCTCGCCCGCGGCGTCGGACGCACGGGCGTGCGCGTCACCAGCCTCAACTGCGAATTCACGCCCGCCGACGATCTGGTGCAGGCGATCCGCAAAGCCGACGCGATCCTGATCGGCTCACCAACCCTGGGGGGCCATGCGCCGACCCCGATCGTCTCCGCCCTGGGCACCGTGCTGGCGGAGGGGGATCGCAGCAAACCGGTAGGCGTGTTCGGCAGCTTCGGCTGGAGTGGCGAAGCCCTCGATCTGCTTGAGAGCAAGCTGCGCGATGGCGGCTTCAGCTTCGGCTTCGAACCGATCCGGATCAAATTCAGCCCCGATGCCGCCACCGTCCGCACCCTGGAGGAGACGGGCACGCGATTCGCCAGGCAACTGCAACAAGAGCGCCGCAAGCAACAGCGCCGCTCGGCCGGAGGCCTAAGCGAAAGCCGCAGCGACCCGGCCGTGCTGGCTCTGGGCCGGGTGGTGGGGTCGCTCTGTGTGCTCACCGCCCGTAAGGGGACAGCGGACACCAGCCAGACCGGCGCCATGGTGGCCAACTGGGTGAGCCAGGCCAGCTTCACCCCACCGGGCATCACGGTGGCCGTGGCCAAGGATCGGGCCGTGGAAGCGCTCCTGCACAAGGGCGATCGCTTCGCCCTCAACGTGCTGGCGGAGGGGCGCGAAAGCGCACCGATGAAGCAATTCCTGCGCCCCTTTGCGCCCGGAGACGATCGCTTCGCAGGGCTGGATTTGTCGAGCAGTCCGGCGGACCAGCCCCTGCTGCCGGACGCCCTGGCCTGGCTCGAAGCAGAGGTGAAACAACGGATGGAATGCGGCGATCACTGGCTGATCTATGCCGAAGTCCGAGAGGGCGGCGTGCTGGACAGCGACGGACAAACCGCCGTACACCATCGTCGCAGTGGCGCCAACTACTGA
- a CDS encoding DEAD/DEAH box helicase, with product MSLLHATWLPAIRTPTSSGRPALLVWADTWRVAEPAGPGVTPATHPFTLSADDLRAWLSERDLLPDGIIDATACLTLPSRTVKPKRKRGETAPVDEGWTGLPLQAGEPIPKQTEWWPWQVQGLAVEPGAATAWLARLPLSGRHPDLADELRWWSHMQRWALSLIARSRWIPQVELSKGEGYPHRARWVPLLNREDDRRRLEDMAARLPLVATCALPWREPTGKRSNRTTRLRPEAMRAANPVACCRPRSGRLRVATLLEDLVDAQLRTGFTAQTEGLDPLLAAWEEALGSDTGVIHLGDEDAERLATASHHWREGVAGTVAAARACLELETPDDGDDLWTLRFALQAEADPTLKVPAGLAWAAGPKGLQLGEIAVEHPGELLLEGMGRALTVFPPIERGLDSATPEGMQLTPAEAFVLVRTAARELRDVGVGVELPASLSGGLASRLGLAIQAELPEKSRGFTLGETLDWSWELMIGGVTLTLRELERLAGKRSPLVRHKGAWIELRPNDLKNAERFFAAKPDLSLDDALRLTASEGDTLMRMPVHRLEAGPRLQAVLEQYHQQKAPDPLPAPEGFCGQLRPYQERGLGWLAFLHRFDQGACLADDMGLGKTIQLLAFLQHLKAEQELKRPVLLVAPTSVLTNWKREAAAFTPELEVKEHYGPRRPSTPAALKKSLKDVDLVLTSYGLLQRDSELLESLDWQGVVIDEAQAIKNPSAKQSMAARDLARPGRSSRFRIALTGTPVENRVSELWALMDFLNPRVLGEEDFFRQRYRMPIERYGDMSSLRDLKSRVGPFILRRLKTDKAIISDLPEKVELSEWVGLSKEQKALYAKTVEDTLDAIARAPRGQRHGQVLGLLTKLKQICNHPALALKEEAAGDDFLQRSVKLQRLEEILEEVIEAGDRALLFTQFAEWGHLLQGYLQRRWRSEVPFLSGSTSKSERQAMVDRFQEDPRGPQLFLLSLKAGGVGLNLTRASHVFHIDRWWNPAVENQATDRAYRIGQTNRVMVHKFITSGSVEEKIDRMIREKSRLAEDIIGSGEDWLGGLDMGQLKELVSLDDNGSLSA from the coding sequence ATGAGCCTGCTGCACGCCACCTGGCTCCCGGCCATCCGCACACCCACCAGTTCCGGGCGTCCCGCCCTGCTGGTGTGGGCGGACACCTGGCGTGTGGCGGAGCCGGCGGGCCCCGGCGTGACCCCGGCCACCCATCCCTTCACCCTCAGCGCCGATGACCTGCGCGCCTGGTTGAGCGAACGGGACCTGCTGCCCGACGGCATCATCGATGCCACCGCTTGCCTCACCCTGCCCAGCCGCACGGTGAAGCCGAAACGGAAGCGTGGCGAGACCGCCCCTGTGGATGAGGGCTGGACGGGTCTACCCCTGCAGGCGGGGGAGCCGATTCCGAAGCAAACCGAATGGTGGCCCTGGCAAGTGCAGGGCCTGGCGGTCGAACCCGGTGCAGCCACCGCCTGGCTGGCCCGCTTGCCCCTCTCCGGCCGACACCCCGACCTCGCCGATGAGCTGCGCTGGTGGAGCCACATGCAGCGCTGGGCCCTCAGCCTGATTGCTCGCAGTCGCTGGATTCCCCAGGTGGAGCTGAGCAAAGGGGAGGGCTACCCCCACCGCGCCCGTTGGGTGCCCCTGCTCAATCGCGAAGACGATCGCCGCCGCCTGGAAGACATGGCGGCCCGACTACCGCTGGTGGCCACCTGCGCTCTTCCCTGGCGCGAACCCACCGGGAAGCGCAGCAACCGCACCACCCGGCTGCGGCCTGAGGCGATGCGGGCGGCCAATCCGGTGGCCTGTTGTCGCCCCCGCAGCGGTCGACTGCGCGTCGCCACCCTGCTCGAAGACCTGGTGGATGCCCAGCTGCGCACGGGCTTCACGGCCCAGACGGAAGGGCTCGATCCCCTGCTTGCCGCCTGGGAAGAGGCCCTCGGCAGCGACACCGGCGTGATCCATCTGGGCGATGAAGACGCAGAGCGTCTGGCCACCGCCAGCCATCACTGGCGCGAAGGTGTGGCCGGCACTGTGGCGGCGGCGCGAGCCTGCCTCGAACTGGAAACCCCCGACGACGGCGACGATCTCTGGACCCTGCGGTTCGCACTGCAGGCCGAGGCGGATCCCACACTCAAGGTGCCGGCCGGCCTCGCCTGGGCGGCCGGACCGAAGGGACTCCAGCTCGGCGAAATCGCCGTGGAGCATCCGGGCGAACTGCTGCTGGAAGGCATGGGCCGGGCGCTCACCGTATTTCCACCGATCGAACGCGGTCTCGACAGCGCCACGCCCGAGGGGATGCAACTCACCCCCGCCGAAGCCTTCGTGCTGGTGCGCACCGCAGCCCGCGAACTCCGCGATGTGGGGGTGGGCGTGGAGCTTCCCGCCAGCCTCTCGGGGGGCCTGGCGAGCCGGCTCGGCCTGGCGATTCAGGCGGAGCTGCCGGAGAAATCCCGCGGTTTCACGCTGGGCGAAACCCTCGACTGGAGCTGGGAGCTGATGATCGGCGGCGTCACCCTGACGCTGCGGGAACTGGAGCGCCTCGCGGGCAAGCGCAGCCCCCTGGTGCGGCACAAAGGCGCCTGGATCGAGCTGCGCCCCAACGATCTCAAGAATGCCGAGCGGTTTTTCGCCGCCAAGCCCGATCTCAGCCTCGACGATGCCCTGCGCCTCACCGCCAGCGAAGGCGACACACTGATGCGCATGCCGGTGCACCGCCTGGAGGCGGGCCCACGGCTGCAGGCGGTGCTCGAGCAGTACCACCAACAGAAAGCCCCCGATCCCCTGCCGGCGCCGGAAGGCTTCTGCGGCCAGCTGCGGCCTTACCAGGAGCGGGGCCTCGGCTGGCTGGCCTTTCTGCACCGCTTTGATCAGGGCGCTTGCCTGGCCGACGACATGGGTCTGGGCAAAACCATTCAGCTGCTCGCCTTTCTGCAGCACCTGAAGGCCGAGCAGGAGCTGAAGCGGCCGGTGTTGCTCGTGGCGCCCACCTCAGTGCTCACCAACTGGAAGCGGGAGGCCGCCGCCTTCACGCCGGAGCTCGAGGTGAAGGAGCACTACGGGCCACGACGCCCTTCCACCCCGGCAGCGCTCAAAAAGAGCCTCAAGGATGTGGATCTGGTGCTCACCAGCTACGGCCTGCTCCAACGCGACAGCGAACTGCTGGAGAGTCTCGATTGGCAGGGGGTGGTGATCGACGAAGCGCAGGCGATCAAGAACCCGAGCGCCAAACAGAGCATGGCGGCCCGGGACCTGGCCCGTCCAGGACGTAGCAGCCGCTTCCGCATTGCCCTCACCGGCACGCCGGTGGAGAACCGGGTGAGTGAGCTCTGGGCCTTGATGGATTTCCTCAACCCGCGTGTGCTCGGCGAAGAGGACTTCTTCCGGCAGCGCTACCGCATGCCGATTGAGCGCTACGGCGACATGTCGTCGCTGCGGGATCTGAAATCCCGCGTGGGACCTTTCATTCTTCGCCGGCTCAAAACCGACAAAGCGATCATTTCCGACCTGCCCGAAAAGGTCGAACTGAGCGAATGGGTGGGATTGAGCAAAGAGCAAAAAGCGCTGTATGCCAAAACCGTCGAAGACACCCTTGATGCGATCGCGCGGGCGCCCCGCGGACAACGGCATGGCCAGGTGCTGGGGTTGCTCACCAAGCTCAAGCAGATCTGCAACCACCCCGCCCTGGCCCTAAAAGAGGAGGCTGCCGGCGACGACTTCCTGCAGCGTTCCGTGAAACTGCAGCGCCTGGAAGAAATCCTCGAGGAAGTGATCGAAGCCGGCGACCGCGCCCTGCTCTTCACCCAGTTCGCTGAATGGGGCCATCTGCTGCAGGGTTACCTGCAACGGCGCTGGCGCAGCGAAGTGCCGTTTCTGAGCGGCAGCACCAGCAAGAGCGAACGCCAGGCGATGGTCGATCGCTTCCAAGAGGACCCGCGTGGGCCTCAGCTGTTCCTGCTGTCACTGAAAGCCGGTGGCGTGGGCCTCAACCTCACCCGCGCCAGCCATGTGTTTCACATCGATCGCTGGTGGAATCCGGCGGTGGAAAACCAGGCCACCGACCGCGCCTACCGGATCGGCCAGACGAACCGGGTGATGGTGCACAAGTTCATCACCAGTGGATCGGTCGAAGAAAAAATCGACCGGATGATCCGGGAGAAATCACGCCTCGCCGAAGACATCATCGGCTCAGGCGAAGATTGGCTCGGCGGGCTCGACATGGGCCAGCTGAAGGAACTGGTGAGCCTCGACGACAACGGATCACTATCAGCATGA
- a CDS encoding Hsp20/alpha crystallin family protein, giving the protein MITLRQSPFDLFERLEQQLSQAERVPAAEIHDTAEAYVISLELPGVDKSTIDVQATDRSISVTAERRHPDNAEEADNALLSEFRYGSWSRSFRFPQGLNREQLQASYRDGVLTIRAGKVNSHTAVAVQVES; this is encoded by the coding sequence ATGATCACCCTTCGTCAATCTCCCTTCGATCTGTTTGAGCGCCTGGAACAGCAACTGTCCCAGGCCGAGCGGGTTCCTGCAGCGGAAATCCACGACACGGCCGAGGCCTATGTGATCAGCCTTGAGCTGCCCGGTGTCGACAAGAGCACGATCGACGTGCAGGCCACCGATCGCAGCATCAGCGTGACCGCGGAACGTCGGCACCCCGACAACGCCGAGGAGGCTGACAACGCCCTGCTCAGCGAGTTCCGCTACGGCAGCTGGAGCCGCAGTTTCCGCTTCCCCCAGGGACTCAACCGTGAGCAACTCCAGGCCAGTTATCGCGATGGTGTGCTCACAATCCGTGCCGGAAAAGTGAACAGCCACACCGCGGTTGCTGTTCAGGTGGAGAGCTGA
- a CDS encoding SWIM zinc finger family protein, with amino-acid sequence MTLTPPGNGINTSLGDEGLGQQPWWVEQWMELINSYRFKKRLERAWAYAREGHVTSIRFEGRRVHARVQGTGEDPYKVKLWLDVLSDEDWGYVLEALTQKARWSAQLLAGIMPADIERAFAASGRRLFPFKLQEVRSECSCPDKANPCKHISAVYFLMGERFSEDPFVLFQLRGRTRAKLLEDLAEHRRQALEALAESSEANQNEGQGADDSPATLAPPHPAVLDPTLWWRYDAALDGDLVVITPAMDGDTGLDAAGELPLAEEPRFPEAKQHFLTHLREQGQTLAQQAMLAAMAAGG; translated from the coding sequence ATGACCCTCACCCCTCCCGGCAACGGCATCAACACCTCCCTCGGCGATGAGGGGCTGGGGCAGCAGCCCTGGTGGGTGGAGCAGTGGATGGAGCTGATCAACTCCTACCGCTTCAAAAAACGGTTGGAGCGCGCCTGGGCCTATGCCCGCGAAGGGCATGTGACCTCGATCCGCTTCGAAGGGCGGCGAGTGCACGCCCGCGTGCAGGGCACCGGCGAAGACCCCTACAAGGTGAAGCTCTGGCTCGATGTGCTCAGCGACGAAGACTGGGGCTATGTGCTCGAAGCCCTGACCCAGAAAGCGCGCTGGTCGGCGCAGTTGCTGGCGGGAATCATGCCGGCGGATATCGAACGGGCCTTCGCGGCCAGCGGCCGACGCCTCTTTCCCTTCAAGCTCCAGGAGGTGCGCAGCGAATGCAGCTGTCCCGATAAAGCCAACCCCTGCAAACACATCAGTGCCGTGTATTTCCTGATGGGGGAGCGGTTCAGCGAAGACCCGTTTGTGCTCTTCCAACTGCGCGGTCGCACCCGCGCCAAGCTGCTGGAAGATCTGGCCGAACACCGCCGGCAAGCCCTGGAGGCGCTCGCGGAGTCGTCGGAAGCGAATCAAAACGAAGGCCAGGGTGCCGACGACAGCCCGGCAACCCTGGCGCCACCCCATCCCGCCGTGCTCGACCCCACCCTCTGGTGGCGCTATGACGCCGCTCTCGACGGCGATCTGGTGGTGATCACCCCGGCCATGGACGGCGACACAGGCCTGGATGCGGCCGGTGAGCTGCCCTTGGCGGAGGAACCACGCTTCCCTGAGGCCAAACAGCACTTCCTGACCCACCTGCGCGAGCAAGGCCAAACGCTCGCCCAACAAGCGATGCTCGCCGCCATGGCCGCCGGTGGCTGA
- a CDS encoding rubrerythrin family protein has translation MDLNNAATHANLEAAFGGESMANRKYLFFADVAKKLGNTELAKLFRDTAAQETEHAFAHFRLLHPELVIDDPASLSDEAKQAMLARCLELAIEGETYEYTTMYPEFAAQARSDRDSGAEAEFNDQIDESKEHAGMFRTAAKNFGLLAPVEQHHAERYGVALEALQGKGEAGEADEPVAGLWICKVCSMIYDPAQGDPDSGIAPGTPFEAIPDDWTCPICGARKASFVPYREAELKVA, from the coding sequence ATGGACCTGAACAACGCGGCCACCCACGCCAACCTCGAAGCCGCCTTCGGTGGCGAGAGCATGGCCAACCGCAAATATCTCTTCTTCGCCGATGTGGCCAAGAAGCTCGGCAACACCGAACTGGCCAAACTCTTCCGCGACACCGCCGCCCAGGAAACCGAGCACGCCTTCGCCCACTTCCGCCTGCTCCACCCCGAGCTGGTGATCGACGATCCGGCCAGCCTCAGCGACGAAGCCAAGCAGGCGATGCTGGCCCGCTGCCTGGAACTGGCCATCGAAGGTGAAACCTACGAGTACACCACCATGTACCCCGAGTTCGCCGCCCAGGCCCGCAGCGATCGTGATAGCGGTGCCGAAGCTGAATTCAACGACCAGATCGACGAATCCAAGGAACACGCCGGCATGTTCCGCACCGCCGCCAAAAATTTCGGCCTACTTGCACCGGTCGAGCAGCATCATGCTGAGCGCTACGGCGTCGCCCTCGAAGCGCTGCAAGGCAAGGGTGAGGCCGGAGAGGCCGATGAACCGGTGGCCGGCCTCTGGATCTGCAAGGTGTGCTCGATGATCTACGACCCCGCCCAGGGTGACCCCGACTCCGGCATTGCTCCAGGCACGCCCTTTGAAGCGATTCCCGACGACTGGACCTGCCCGATCTGCGGCGCCCGCAAGGCCAGCTTCGTTCCCTATCGGGAAGCCGAACTGAAAGTCGCCTGA
- a CDS encoding diflavin flavoprotein, giving the protein MAAATGRLSLQCEVIGADTTTIRSLDWDRSRFDIEFGLRNGTTYNSFLVRGERTALIDSSHLKFESTWLPLVQEQIDPKAIDHLIVSHTEPDHSGLIGHLIDLNPEIEIVASKVAILFLENQVHRPFKSRAVKSGEELDLGTNPASGVQHRFEFLSAPNLHWPDTIFSFDHGTGILYTCDAFGLHYCSDEVFDLDPGAIAPDFRFYYDCLMGPNARSVLQALKRMDGLPEIHTIAVGHGPLLRHHLSHWISDYRDWSSVRSQGESYAAVCYLSQYGFCDRLSQAIAHGIGKAEAQVQLVDLRATDAQELTALIGDAKAVVVPTWPAEADSDLQASIGTLLAALHPKQLVGVYDAFGGNDEPIDAVASQLRSQGQKEAFAPLRIRQLPDGQDYQRCEEAGTDLGQLLTRDKAIAAMKSLDGDLDKALGRLSGGLYVVTASQGENGSRRRSAMVASWVSQASFSPPGLTIAVAKDRAIETLMQVGDRFVLNVLRDDNHQPLLRHFLKRFPPGADRFAGVNTLEGVAAGGPVLGDALAYLSCRVDQRMEGPDHWIIYAVVEQGNVADADARTAVHHRKVGNHY; this is encoded by the coding sequence ATGGCAGCTGCCACCGGCCGACTCAGCCTGCAGTGCGAGGTGATCGGGGCCGACACCACCACGATCCGCTCGCTCGACTGGGACCGCAGTCGCTTCGACATCGAATTCGGCCTGCGCAACGGCACCACCTACAACAGCTTCCTGGTGCGGGGTGAGCGCACCGCCCTGATCGACAGCAGCCACCTCAAGTTTGAGAGCACCTGGCTGCCGCTGGTGCAGGAGCAGATCGATCCGAAAGCGATCGATCACCTGATCGTGAGCCACACCGAGCCGGATCATTCGGGGCTGATCGGGCATCTGATCGACCTCAACCCCGAGATCGAGATCGTGGCCTCGAAGGTGGCGATCCTGTTCCTGGAGAACCAGGTGCATCGCCCCTTCAAAAGCCGGGCGGTGAAGAGTGGCGAGGAGCTCGATCTAGGCACCAACCCGGCCAGCGGCGTGCAGCACCGCTTCGAGTTTTTGAGCGCCCCCAACCTGCACTGGCCCGACACGATCTTTTCCTTCGATCACGGCACCGGCATCCTTTACACCTGCGACGCCTTCGGCCTGCACTACTGCTCCGACGAGGTGTTTGATCTGGACCCAGGCGCAATCGCACCGGACTTCCGCTTCTATTACGACTGTCTGATGGGCCCCAATGCCCGCAGCGTGTTGCAGGCGCTCAAGCGCATGGATGGCCTGCCGGAAATCCACACCATCGCCGTGGGGCATGGCCCGCTGCTGCGCCACCATCTCAGCCACTGGATCAGCGATTACCGCGACTGGAGCAGTGTGCGCAGCCAGGGGGAGAGCTACGCCGCCGTTTGCTATCTCAGCCAATACGGCTTCTGCGACCGGCTCAGCCAGGCGATCGCCCACGGCATCGGCAAGGCGGAAGCTCAGGTGCAGCTGGTGGACCTGCGCGCCACCGATGCCCAGGAACTCACGGCCCTGATCGGTGATGCCAAAGCGGTGGTGGTGCCCACCTGGCCGGCGGAAGCCGACAGCGACCTCCAGGCCTCCATCGGCACCCTGCTGGCGGCATTGCATCCCAAACAGCTGGTGGGCGTGTATGACGCCTTCGGCGGCAATGACGAACCAATCGATGCCGTGGCAAGCCAACTGCGCAGCCAAGGCCAGAAGGAAGCGTTCGCGCCGCTCCGCATCCGCCAGCTTCCCGATGGACAGGACTACCAGCGCTGCGAAGAGGCCGGCACCGACCTGGGGCAGCTGCTGACGCGTGACAAGGCGATCGCAGCAATGAAAAGCCTCGATGGTGATCTCGACAAAGCCCTGGGGCGCCTCAGTGGTGGCCTCTACGTGGTGACGGCGAGCCAGGGGGAGAACGGCAGCCGCCGCCGCAGCGCCATGGTGGCCAGCTGGGTGAGCCAGGCCAGCTTCTCACCACCGGGTCTGACGATTGCTGTCGCCAAAGACCGGGCGATCGAAACCCTGATGCAGGTGGGCGATCGCTTCGTGCTGAATGTGCTGCGCGACGACAACCACCAACCGCTGCTGCGGCACTTTCTCAAGCGCTTTCCACCGGGTGCCGATCGCTTCGCCGGCGTCAACACCCTGGAAGGCGTGGCCGCCGGCGGCCCGGTGCTCGGCGATGCGCTCGCCTACCTGAGCTGCCGCGTTGACCAACGCATGGAGGGTCCTGACCACTGGATCATCTACGCCGTGGTGGAGCAGGGGAACGTGGCAGATGCCGACGCCCGCACCGCCGTTCACCACCGCAAAGTGGGGAACCACTACTAA
- a CDS encoding MEKHLA domain-containing protein: MATQGLVTLLLDSHQRAFGQPLLACDRSGNARRLICQEIFAADMAVLAHDSAALDAGEGPRLTYANAAALRLWQRPWSAMVGMPSRRTAPESERRERAQALNTAQQRDAFRGYRGIRIDRNGRRFVINNARIWTLWDGNGRACGQAAAFADWWLL, encoded by the coding sequence TTGGCAACACAGGGCCTGGTGACGCTCCTGCTGGACTCCCACCAGCGCGCCTTCGGCCAACCCCTGCTGGCCTGCGACCGAAGCGGTAACGCACGCCGATTGATCTGCCAGGAAATCTTCGCTGCCGATATGGCCGTGCTCGCCCACGACAGCGCCGCTCTCGACGCAGGCGAAGGGCCCCGACTCACCTATGCCAATGCCGCCGCCCTGCGGTTGTGGCAACGGCCCTGGTCCGCCATGGTGGGCATGCCCTCCCGACGCACGGCACCGGAGAGCGAGCGGCGGGAACGGGCGCAGGCCCTCAACACCGCGCAACAGCGCGATGCCTTTCGCGGCTATCGGGGCATCCGCATCGACCGGAATGGGCGTCGTTTCGTGATCAATAACGCCCGCATCTGGACCCTCTGGGACGGGAACGGTCGCGCCTGCGGTCAGGCGGCCGCCTTCGCCGACTGGTGGCTGCTCTAA